CTTCCCAAACCTCGTGGAGGAATAGGCGCTAACATAGCCGGCCTGTCGGCTTCTGAAGCTTGCGGACTTCAGGGGAGAATACGAAAAGCCGATGGCGTCCTACCTCGGCAGCGTGTCCAGCAGCAGCTTCTTCAACTTGTCCCAGCGGATCGGGTTCCCTTCGAGAAAGGATGAGCGCGCGGCGACCACGGAAATGCTGCCGAACCCAGAGGTAAACTCCTCCCTAAGCGCCGCGGAAAGCCCGTAGTTCGGATCAGTTACGGTCAGGATGCGGAGTTCCGGAGCCGCGGTCCGCAGGGCATCCGCCCATTTTCTAACAAATGCAGACTCGATCTCTCTCGAAGGATCGAAGACTAGCTCGATCGCTCCCATGTCCGCGCTGTCTTCCGTGCGGATGGAGAGATGAAGTGCCTGCCCCTCCTTGGCTTTCTCTTCACGGATGCGCTGCTTCAGCAAGTTGAGGTGGGCGTGGTGGTGGCGTTCGTCGAGCTTGCGCTGCTGGTCCTCGGTGAGTCGTTTGGAAAAACGGCTGAAGCGTTCCGGGTCATCCGGTCGCCGGGAGAAATCCACGAGGAGCTTGGTCACATCACCGTGGGCGAGCAAGGTCCGCAGCTTGGTGGCGAAGGCCTGCGCGAGGTTCAGTGCCCCCGGCGACCAGCCTTCCGCCGTGAGGGTTTCCTCGTGGCCCTTGAAGAGCTCCTTGTGCCATTCGGGAACGGCGCAGGTGGCAGGCTCGCAGGAAAGGATGAACATCGCCGGATATTAAACCCCGAACCCCCGCCATGTCGAATCCCGCTTGCCGGTGCCGTGGATTTCCCGCCTCAGAACGCCGTTCCGATCGCGAAATGCCACACGCCCGATGGGTCGCCAGCGTCTTGTGTCAGGCTGTGGCCATACTCTAGGCGGATGGGGCCGACGGGCAGGTCGATCCGGAGGCCGAGGCCGACCGCGATCTCCGGGGAATCGAAGCTGAAGCCGTCATTGACCGCGGAGAGATGGCCGGCATCGACAAAGCCGACGCCCTTCATCGGGCCGAAGAGCGTGTGGACATATTCCACATTCGCCACCCAGTAGGTCTCGCCGCCGAGCGGGTCATTGCTCCGGGAGCGCGGGCCCAGTTCGTTGAATCGGAAAGACCGCACCGTGTCCGCGCCGCCTGTGAAGAGCCGCAGGTCGATCGGGAATTCGTCCACGCCGGAGGAGGGGAAAAGCATCCCGATTCGAGCCGCGACATTGACCTGGCTCTTCTTCGGCACGACGGGAATGTAGCCTGCGCCGAGCGTCTCGAACTTCACGTAGTTCGAATTGCTATCCGCCGCGATGAAGCCCGCCTCAAGCAGTGCATTCAAGTGGTAGCCGCTCGTCGGAGAGACCGGGTCGTCACGGCGGTCGTAGCCCACGTCCGCCCGGATGTAGTTGTGAGTGTAGACGGTCTCGCCCAGTTGATCGCGGGGGATGCCGTTGCTATCCACGTTCACGATCGCGGTGCCGATGATCACGCTGGCGTCGATGTGTTCGCCAAGGTCATCGCGGGAGAACTCCGCGGAGAAGCCCGTTTCGAACTTGTCATAGCCTTCCAGCGAGCGGGTCACCGAATACAGCCGGAGGCCGAGGTAGGTGTCCGTATCGAAAAGCCAGGGATCGGAAAGCCGGATATCGCCGAGGAAACCCCGCGAGCTGGCTTCCAAGCCGACACCGAAGTTCCACAAGTTCCCGAAGAGATTCCGGTCGTGATACTTCACACCGATGATCCCCCCTTCATAGCTGCCGAAGCCGCCATAAACGGAGGCACCCTTCGCCTTTCCCTCCACCATCTGCAAGGTGGCATCGAGATTGCCGTCGGCATCGGTGGTGTTCTCCACGCGCACGGAAGAGAATGCCCCCGTCGCGAGGATCTTCTTCAGACGCTTGTCGAATTCCTCCGCATCGAACCAATCGCCGCGCAGGTCCTCGAATCGCGCGGTCACCCGGTCGACCTTCGTCTTCTGGGTTCCTTTCACGATCACCTGATCGAGTTTCTGGCGGGTGCCAAACTTGATGATGAAACGCGGTGTCAGCGTGGCATTGGCCAGCGACGTGTCGCTCAAGATACGGTTCATCTTGAAGGTCTCGAGCGGATAACCGGTCGCCCGGAAGATGCTCTCCACCTCGCTCCGCAGCGTGGTCAGCAGGTCGGTATTCGCCACCTTGCCGACGTGCGGCGCGGTTTTCGCCCGCAGGCTCGCCATCAACTCATCCGGAGCTCCGTCGAAGCGCGGCTCACCGAGGTGGTGGAGCTTGCCCGGAGTGATCCGGATCACGAAGGTCATCTCCGCAGTGCCCGGTGCGATTCCTTCCTTCTCGACCTTCGCCTCGGCACGCCAGTAGCCGCGCGAGCGGAAATCGGCAGTCAGCAGCGAGAGTCCTTCGGCGACATCGCTTTCCTTGAACGGCGGCTCTTGGCCGGGCCGCAACACCCGTTCCTGTCCGGGCAGCTTGAAGAGCTTCGAAAGGCGGACCTGCTCCTCTTCCTCGAATCCCGGCACATAGACCGAGCCGATCGAAAGCCGCTGGCCTTCATTCACCACCAGGCGGATCGTGTTGCCGGAGATCACCGGTTTCACATCCGGATTCTGAAAGCCCTGGCGCTTCATCAGGGACTCCAGGAGGAAGGCGGCATCGCTCGCGCGGGAGACACTCGGCGGCTTGTTCTTCACGTGGACCAGCCTGTCTCCCAGCAGGTCCAGCACTTCGCTCTCCTTCATGGAGCTCATGCCTTCCACGCGGATATCCGCCGCGGAGAGGAGGGCCGGAGACAGGAGACTTGAAGACAGTAGGCAAAAGACCGGAGAAAGCAGGGTTCCGGTCTTCGGTCGGTGGTCTGACAATCTTTTGTCTCTCTTCATTTGAAGCGGATCACGAAGGCGCCGAGGACGCGGGTGTTGCTCTGCTTGTCCACGGACCCGCTGACAAACCAGCGGTCATGCAGCTCGATCGTGGCGGAATTCAAGCGCTTGCCGGTGAGCGGATCATCCTCGCCGATGCGGACATCGACGCGATTGACCACTTCCATCACCTTTGCCACCTGCTCGGCAAAGGGCAGCCGGCCCTTCCGCCACTCTTCCACCAGAAGCTGGGCTGCTTTCATCGTGGCGGCTTGTCCTCCCTCAAGGCCATCCGAAGTCGTGCCGGTGGCCAGCAAGGTCATGATCTCGGACTCCGGCAGCGGCGGGTCGGAGGTCAGCGCGGTCTTCGGTGCATTCACCGGACCATAGAAGAAAACATTCACCTCATAACGGCCGATCGTCGAGGTGCCGCGGATGTTGAGCTCCGGATTCAGACCACCCGCGGGAGTGAATGTCACTGCCCCGTTGTCCACCCGCAGCGTGCTGAAGGGCAGGCGCGCCGTGGCATCGCCGACGATCGCATTTCCCTGCGGTTGGATATTTCCGAGCGTCCCGCCGAAGCGGACATCCGCCACTGCGGTGCCGTTCGCCAGGTTACCGCGTATAAGAAGCGGATCCCGCGTCCGGACCCGCACGTCCAGGGTCCAATTCCGGTAGGGCTCCGGGAGTTCGGCGGATTTTTCGTCGGGATCGATCGCGGGAAGCGAGGGGCGTGAGGGAGCGGTGAAAGGGACGCGCACCGGCAGGATCTCGAAGTCGCGATAATACAGGCTATCCACAATCTCTACCGTGCCCGAAATGCCGGCCTGCTGGAGATCGCCGCGGATATCGAGATTGGCATCGGCACGGACGATCATTGATTCGTCCCTCTTGAGTGGCAGAGACACCCCGCGCAGGGAATAGTCCAAGGTCGGTTTCGCGGCATCCGCCAGACTGGTCCTGCCGCTGCCAGTCAGCGTGCCGCCTCCCATTTCCATCGAGAGAAGATCCAGCCGGGCCTCCTTGCCCTCCAGCTTTACCAGCGCCTTGCCATTGGTGATCGGTGGCACCTCGGAGTCCTTCAAGGCAAAGGCGGCGTCGGCGAGCCGTAGCTCACCGGCAAGTTCGGGAGATCCCACCTTGCCGCCGACGCTGACGAAGCCTTCGAGATTGCCCGCCAGCGTCTGAGCATTCGGCACCATCTTCTGGAAGATACCGAGCTCTAGCCTCGGGATATTCGCGCGGGCTTGGATCGGTTCTTCCAGGACCATGCCGGGATTCTCCGCCCACTCGCCGGGCTTGAAGGGCATCTTTCCGGAAAGCGTCACCGCCGGGTACGATGCGGGCCGTAATTCGCCCTGTAGCACCAGGTTTCCATCCGCCCCGTCCAAGCTCAGTGTGGCATCGGTCACGGGCACATCCGGCTGGTCAGGAACGGTGAGACCCTTCAACTGCACTTCGAAATCGAGCTTCGGGGCAGCGGGCGTGCCGGTGATTACCAGATTCACGCGTCCGCTTCCGGAGGCGAGCGGCGACTTCTTTTCCGGCAGCCATGCGGCGAGGCGCGCATTGTCGATCCACTCGGACTCCAGGAAGACACTGATCGGCTCCGTCTGCTTGAGGAAAGCTTTCACATCACCGGGATTCTCCGGCACGGGGATCTCTGCGCGCCCGCCTACCAGACGGGTCTGGCCGTCCTTCCACTCGATCTTGGTGAGTTTCAGCAGTTTGTTCGCCAGCGCGGCTTCCGCTTCGATCGTCTGCCCATCGGAAATAGCGGTGAGGCTGCTGAGGTTCACCTCCTGCGGCCAGTTGTAGTCACCCTTGGTTCGCACGATCAGCGGCGGCACGTCCTTGCGAACCCACTCGAAAGAGGCCAGGTCGAAGGTTCCTTTATGAGGCTGTGCGGCGAAGCTGCCGCTGCCTTTCCAAGTTGCGGTGACATTCATCCCGGTGGGCAGGGTGACGCCGGCCGCGGCGGCCCACGGGGCCAGCTTCTCCGGCCGCAGGGCTTCGATGGTGGCGCTGCCCTCATAAAGCTTCGCCGTCAGATCGAGCGCGTAGATCGCACGCAGGCCATCGGTGCCCAGAGTGCCATTGAGCTTCCCATCCGGAGTCCACTTGACCTCGCCGGCAAGAGCCGGTGCCTCGGTCTCTGGAGCGAGCAGCCAGCGGGCGTCGGCCGAGCGGATGCCCTCCTTTCCTGAGTCCACCTTCGCATCGAGCGTCAGGGTGGAAGCGGGCAGGGGAGGGGCTTCGGCGGGCGCAAACTTGAAGCGCTCCTTCAGCGCCGAGAAGAGCGGCTGCACGCGCGGCACGGCGGCCTTCGCTGTCGCCTCGAAATCCGTCCATGCTCCATTCGCCAGATCGCGCCAGACGAGATTCGCTTCGCCGCTGACTTCGGAATCCAGAGCTGCCAAGGTCCATGTCGCCTTGCCATTGCTCCCATTCTTGCTGGCCTCCAGCTTGAGAGAGGGGACCTGCCAGTCTTCGTAGACGACATCGCTCACCTCGGCCTTGGCGCTGGCCTGCCATTGCTCGGGTGTCTTGTCGAAGCCGGCGAAATCCGCCTCGAAGGCGCGGACCGTGACCTCGGCGGGCAGGCCGAGCGCCAGGTTCTTCACTGCCTCATGCACCGGCAAAGGGTCGCCTTCCATCCGCAGCTTGGCGGAGTTCAGGGTGCCCTCAAGGATCAGGCGGGAATCCTCCACGTTGACAATCCCGGTTGCGGAGAGTCCTCCGCTCTCGGGCATGTTCAGCCGCAGTTCCCGCACGCCCAGTCGCGGGGTCAGGTCGAATTGATTTACCGAGAGCTCTTCCTCGGTCCAGTGGATGACCGTCTCTTGGGCGGCAAAGGCATAACCCTCCCCGGCGGCCAGCGCTCCGAGTTTCAGGCGGAAATCACTGCTGCCCGCCGCATGGGTGAAGCCGCTTGTGTCGAGAGTCACAAGGTTCTCTTCGCCCCGAACCAACCGGAAGCGGAAATCAGCCGCGCTCAGGTCCATCGGCAGCAGGATCCGGCGCACCTTCCGCAGGGTTTCCGGGAGACCATCGGGATCGAATGGCTTTTCCGGCTCATTCGGATCCTTTGGCGGAGCGGCGGCGAGGTCGATCACCGCATCGACGCTGCTAACGGCGACGCCTTCGATCTCCCCGCGAATGACCCGGCTGACCTTGTAGAGCGGGCCGGCAGAGCCGATCTCCAGCTTGCGGATCACTCCACCGCTCAGCTTCAGCTTCTCCACCCGGATGCCGCTCAAAAGGGTTCCCTTCAGCTCGAACTCGGCCTTCATGTCGGCCTTTTCGAGCGAATTTCTCAGCCCGATCCCGCCAAGCCAGCGCCATCCCGGGCCGTTCAGCCACGCGAGAGCGGCGATAAAAAGGAGGAATAGTACTCCCAGAACCTTCCTCCAGCGGCGTCGGCGCGGACGCTTCTTCTTCTCCTCGGTGACTTGCTCCTCGCTACTCATCGGTTTTCAAGCGCGCTCTTTCCTCGTTGCTGATGGCGTCCCGGTCAACGATTGCTCTTCCTGCGTGCCATTTCTCTAACTTTGCTTCAAGCTGGGACTATGCCTGATTCTCAAGCCGGACCTATATCCCGCCGCGACCAATGGCGCGAGATCATCTTTGAGGCGGAGACTCCCGCAGGCCGGCGCTTTGATACCATCTTGCTCTCGCTCATCGCCTTGAGCGTGCTGGCGGTGATTCTGGAAAGTGTCCCGGAGATTTCGGCGAAACACGGTCGCTTCCTGCATGCCTTGGAGTGGGGCTTCACCATCCTTTTCTCGATCGAGTTCATCGTCCGTCTCTGCGTGGTGCGGCATCCCATGCACTATGCCCGGAGTTTCTACGGATTGGTCGATCTCCTCTCGGTGTTGCCGAGCTACCTGATGCTCGTCATGCCCGGAATGCAGGCCCTTCAGGTAATCCGGGTGCTGCGCATGATGCGGATGTTCCGGATTTTCAAAATGGTGCGCCACGTGAATGGGGCGGAGCTGCTGCTTCACGCGCTTTACGCCAGCCGGGCAAAGGTGACCGTATTCTTCTCCTTCATGCTGGCCATCACCCTGATCGCAGGGACCCTGATGTACCTGATCGAGGGACCGGAAAGCGGCTTCACCAGCATCCCGACCTCCATTTACTGGGCGGTGGTCACGATCACCACCCTCGGTTTCGGGGACATCACCCCGAACTCGCCGCTGGGGCGGCTGCTGACGTCCGTGCTGGTCCTCACCGGCTACGCGATCATCGCAGTGCCCACGGGAATCGTCACTTCAGAGCTCTCCAAGCTGGGTGGGGATGACACTTCCGACGCCTGCCCTTCCTGCGGCGTCCACGGGCACCTGCCGGACGCCCGTTTTTGCCGGCGCTGCGGGGCTCCGATGGCCTGAGAAATCCCCGATTCCGCAAGGTCGGGACACCGCATCGTCAATACCTCGTGCCTACCCGCGGAGGAATCCTCAGCGATGTTCGGTCGGCAGGTTGACAAAGGGGGAGCGGCTTGACCAATGTGCGACCGCCGAGTTGTGCACAATGCCATCCCGGCAGACGAATCGTTTTCCCAAAGGCCCGAAAACCCGTGTTCTCTAACGAAGACTACTTGGCCGACCTGCTCGTGGAGGCAGGCGCGGTGTCACCCGATAGTGTCGATCAGGCCCGTCGCAAAGGCGGTTCCGTGATCGAAAAGTTGCTTAGCGATACCGATCTCTCGGAGAGCACGGTTGCCGCCGTTCTTGCCCAAAATGCCGGGATCGATGCGATCGATCTGGCGGAAATGGCGATTCCTCCCCAAGTGGCGGACCAAATCCCGGACGATATCGCCCGCCGCTACAAGGCGATCCCGGTCGCGGACGACGGCATCTATCTTACGGTCGCGGTCGCTGACCCTTTCAATTTCGAGACGATGGACAGCCTGCCCCACGTGCTGGGTCGGGAGGTGAACTTCGTCTGTGCGCCGGCGAATGCGGTGCAGATGTTCCTGAAGCAATTCTACGGGGCTACCGATTCGAGCTCGATGGACGTTACCGGCGGCCACGACGTGGAATCCTCCGATAGCGATGCCCCGATCATCCGCCTCGTCCAGAACATGCTGGTGGAGGGGATGAAGATCCGCTGCTCCGACATTCACATCGAGCCGCTGGAGACTTCCGTCCGGGTCCGCTACCGCATCGACGGCAAGCTGGTCGAGGTGGACAATCACCCGAAAAAACTGCTTCCCGCCATCGTCGCCCGTCTGAAGGTGATGAGCGGCACCATGTCGATCGCCGAAAAGCGCCTGCCGCAGGACGGACGTATCCAGGTGAAGGCCGGTGACAAGGAGGTCGACCTTCGTGTTTCCTCCGTGCCTTCGAACCACGGCGAATCGATCGTCATGCGTATTCTCGACAAGTCGGCCCTTGTGCTCGGCTTGCCGGAGCTTGGTTTCTTCTCGGATGACCAGGCGAACTTCGAGAACCTGATCGGCCTGCCGGACGGCATCATCCTGGTGACGGGCCCCACGGGTTCGGGTAAGACCACCACGCTCTACGCCTGTCTCAACGTCATCAACAAGCCGGACAAGAAGATCATCACCGTGGAAGACCCGGTGGAATACGAGCTTCCCGGCATCAACCAAGTGATGGTGAAGACGGACATCGGCATGACCTTCGCGGCGGCGCTCCGCGCCATGCTCCGTCAGGCGCCGAACATCATCATGATCGGGGAAATTCGTGACGCGGAGACGGCGAATATCGCCATCAACGCATCGCTCACCGGTCACTTGGTGCTTTCCACGCTCCACACGAACGACGCGCCTTCCGCCGTCGCCCGTCTCGCGGATATCGGCATCAAGCGCTTCCTGATCGCTTCGGCCGTCCGCGCCGTGCTCGCCCAGCGTTTGGTCCGCAAGCTTTGCCCGGTCTGCAAGCAGCCCCACGAGCTCACCGACAAGGAAGCACGTGCGCTCCGTTTCGACACCTCGCGTGGCGACAGCTCGCAGGTCATGGGCCCGAACGGTTGCGAAAAGTGCCGCCAGGGTGGCTACCGCGGTCGTCTCGGCCTCTTCGAGCTCTTCAAGATCGACGACGAGGTGCGCCACATGATCAACGAAAACCTGACATCCAGCCAGCTCCGCCGCCGTGCGCGCGAACTGGGGATGCGCACGCTCCGCGATGACGGTATCCGCAAGGTGCTCGCCGGTCTGACTTCCGCAGACGAAGTCATCCACGTGACGATGTCCGACTTCGATTGATCCGCGGACGCCCTACCCACCGAATTCTTATTTCCGATTCTTTAAAACCCGATCCATGGACAGTAACCAGATCGTAGAACTTTTTGTAAGCCGCGGACTGATCGACCGTTCGCTGGCGCAGGACATTCTCCACGAAGTGGACAACAGCGGCAAGGAAGCCGCCGAGATCCTCGCAGACTTCCAGGTCATCAATCACCGCGACGATGTCTGGCCGGTGGTGGCCTCCGAACTCGGTGCCCCGCTGGTGGAACTCCGCAACTGGACTCCGCCGGAGCAACTTCTTGCCCTGGTCCCGGCTGGTATGGCCCGTCTCCACGGTGCCTTGCCGGTAGCCTTCGATGCGGAAGGTCTGCACATCGCGCTGGTGGATCCGATGAATCCCCAGACCATCGAAGACCTGCGCTTCGCGCTCGGCCGCGAGGTGGTGCTGGCGATCGCGCCGGACTACCTGGTCGAGCAGAAGATCAACGAGTGCTACGGCGGGGAAGGAAAGGCAATGGAGGACATCCTCCAGCAGCTTGAGACCGGCGTGAACGCCAATCTCAGCGCCGCCGAACTGGAAGCCGAGGCGAACTCCGCTCCGATCATCCGCTACGTGGACCTGGTGCTCTTCCAGGCCATCAAGGAGCGCGCTTCGGACATTCAC
This portion of the Luteolibacter luteus genome encodes:
- a CDS encoding GspE/PulE family protein — its product is MFSNEDYLADLLVEAGAVSPDSVDQARRKGGSVIEKLLSDTDLSESTVAAVLAQNAGIDAIDLAEMAIPPQVADQIPDDIARRYKAIPVADDGIYLTVAVADPFNFETMDSLPHVLGREVNFVCAPANAVQMFLKQFYGATDSSSMDVTGGHDVESSDSDAPIIRLVQNMLVEGMKIRCSDIHIEPLETSVRVRYRIDGKLVEVDNHPKKLLPAIVARLKVMSGTMSIAEKRLPQDGRIQVKAGDKEVDLRVSSVPSNHGESIVMRILDKSALVLGLPELGFFSDDQANFENLIGLPDGIILVTGPTGSGKTTTLYACLNVINKPDKKIITVEDPVEYELPGINQVMVKTDIGMTFAAALRAMLRQAPNIIMIGEIRDAETANIAINASLTGHLVLSTLHTNDAPSAVARLADIGIKRFLIASAVRAVLAQRLVRKLCPVCKQPHELTDKEARALRFDTSRGDSSQVMGPNGCEKCRQGGYRGRLGLFELFKIDDEVRHMINENLTSSQLRRRARELGMRTLRDDGIRKVLAGLTSADEVIHVTMSDFD
- a CDS encoding ion transporter, whose amino-acid sequence is MPDSQAGPISRRDQWREIIFEAETPAGRRFDTILLSLIALSVLAVILESVPEISAKHGRFLHALEWGFTILFSIEFIVRLCVVRHPMHYARSFYGLVDLLSVLPSYLMLVMPGMQALQVIRVLRMMRMFRIFKMVRHVNGAELLLHALYASRAKVTVFFSFMLAITLIAGTLMYLIEGPESGFTSIPTSIYWAVVTITTLGFGDITPNSPLGRLLTSVLVLTGYAIIAVPTGIVTSELSKLGGDDTSDACPSCGVHGHLPDARFCRRCGAPMA
- a CDS encoding BamA/OMP85 family outer membrane protein encodes the protein MSSMKESEVLDLLGDRLVHVKNKPPSVSRASDAAFLLESLMKRQGFQNPDVKPVISGNTIRLVVNEGQRLSIGSVYVPGFEEEEQVRLSKLFKLPGQERVLRPGQEPPFKESDVAEGLSLLTADFRSRGYWRAEAKVEKEGIAPGTAEMTFVIRITPGKLHHLGEPRFDGAPDELMASLRAKTAPHVGKVANTDLLTTLRSEVESIFRATGYPLETFKMNRILSDTSLANATLTPRFIIKFGTRQKLDQVIVKGTQKTKVDRVTARFEDLRGDWFDAEEFDKRLKKILATGAFSSVRVENTTDADGNLDATLQMVEGKAKGASVYGGFGSYEGGIIGVKYHDRNLFGNLWNFGVGLEASSRGFLGDIRLSDPWLFDTDTYLGLRLYSVTRSLEGYDKFETGFSAEFSRDDLGEHIDASVIIGTAIVNVDSNGIPRDQLGETVYTHNYIRADVGYDRRDDPVSPTSGYHLNALLEAGFIAADSNSNYVKFETLGAGYIPVVPKKSQVNVAARIGMLFPSSGVDEFPIDLRLFTGGADTVRSFRFNELGPRSRSNDPLGGETYWVANVEYVHTLFGPMKGVGFVDAGHLSAVNDGFSFDSPEIAVGLGLRIDLPVGPIRLEYGHSLTQDAGDPSGVWHFAIGTAF
- a CDS encoding translocation/assembly module TamB domain-containing protein, giving the protein MSSEEQVTEEKKKRPRRRRWRKVLGVLFLLFIAALAWLNGPGWRWLGGIGLRNSLEKADMKAEFELKGTLLSGIRVEKLKLSGGVIRKLEIGSAGPLYKVSRVIRGEIEGVAVSSVDAVIDLAAAPPKDPNEPEKPFDPDGLPETLRKVRRILLPMDLSAADFRFRLVRGEENLVTLDTSGFTHAAGSSDFRLKLGALAAGEGYAFAAQETVIHWTEEELSVNQFDLTPRLGVRELRLNMPESGGLSATGIVNVEDSRLILEGTLNSAKLRMEGDPLPVHEAVKNLALGLPAEVTVRAFEADFAGFDKTPEQWQASAKAEVSDVVYEDWQVPSLKLEASKNGSNGKATWTLAALDSEVSGEANLVWRDLANGAWTDFEATAKAAVPRVQPLFSALKERFKFAPAEAPPLPASTLTLDAKVDSGKEGIRSADARWLLAPETEAPALAGEVKWTPDGKLNGTLGTDGLRAIYALDLTAKLYEGSATIEALRPEKLAPWAAAAGVTLPTGMNVTATWKGSGSFAAQPHKGTFDLASFEWVRKDVPPLIVRTKGDYNWPQEVNLSSLTAISDGQTIEAEAALANKLLKLTKIEWKDGQTRLVGGRAEIPVPENPGDVKAFLKQTEPISVFLESEWIDNARLAAWLPEKKSPLASGSGRVNLVITGTPAAPKLDFEVQLKGLTVPDQPDVPVTDATLSLDGADGNLVLQGELRPASYPAVTLSGKMPFKPGEWAENPGMVLEEPIQARANIPRLELGIFQKMVPNAQTLAGNLEGFVSVGGKVGSPELAGELRLADAAFALKDSEVPPITNGKALVKLEGKEARLDLLSMEMGGGTLTGSGRTSLADAAKPTLDYSLRGVSLPLKRDESMIVRADANLDIRGDLQQAGISGTVEIVDSLYYRDFEILPVRVPFTAPSRPSLPAIDPDEKSAELPEPYRNWTLDVRVRTRDPLLIRGNLANGTAVADVRFGGTLGNIQPQGNAIVGDATARLPFSTLRVDNGAVTFTPAGGLNPELNIRGTSTIGRYEVNVFFYGPVNAPKTALTSDPPLPESEIMTLLATGTTSDGLEGGQAATMKAAQLLVEEWRKGRLPFAEQVAKVMEVVNRVDVRIGEDDPLTGKRLNSATIELHDRWFVSGSVDKQSNTRVLGAFVIRFK